The following proteins come from a genomic window of Aquimarina sp. MAR_2010_214:
- a CDS encoding S41 family peptidase: protein MIRKLFLCVLTISLTACSSVKKYNQQISELHSPGEIHDDIDFIYHKLQKLHPDLYWYISKDSLDEKINTLKKNIKKPISSIAFYKRLAPVIASIRQGHTAIYPPYKKQTKKEKKMKGRRSYPFKSLAFHSVDNKIYVEKNYEKNDTLAVGSEILSVDHEKTSDLLLSFQKLHTGDGYNRTFIPKYTGHGFGVLYARTHQQKDSVLVKLKAGDSIYSRYVHAGYSKKKKTVKKDTITVPVVKQSKADKKIARKKNKAVRKRHNKYGFDTYKKEYNRNFKFITTDSTSAIAYIKIRSFTNGNYKDFYEESFSKIDSATSKNLIIDLRGNLGGRLAEIEELYSYLTDKEYVFIEKAKMTKRLSFLYPIFHTKSWIGKTGAILFSPVLTTYQFFKVKKENGDPYFKFKYSKLRKPKSNSYTGKIYVLIDGESFSASSILSTHLKATKRATFVGEETGGAYNGTIAGFFAYIELPNSKINMRVGLMKINAPHTVEPDGFGIKPDVYIETKNGIDKNLEWVLQDVNK, encoded by the coding sequence ATGATTAGAAAGTTATTTTTGTGTGTATTAACAATCTCGTTAACAGCTTGTTCTTCAGTTAAAAAGTATAATCAACAAATTAGCGAACTTCATAGCCCAGGAGAAATACACGATGATATAGATTTTATATATCATAAATTACAAAAACTACATCCGGATTTATATTGGTATATAAGTAAGGATTCATTGGATGAAAAAATAAACACACTAAAGAAAAATATAAAGAAACCTATATCCAGCATTGCATTTTATAAACGATTAGCCCCAGTAATTGCTAGTATACGACAGGGACATACAGCAATCTATCCTCCTTATAAAAAGCAAACAAAAAAAGAGAAAAAAATGAAAGGTAGAAGAAGCTATCCTTTTAAATCATTAGCTTTTCATAGTGTTGACAATAAGATATATGTCGAAAAGAATTACGAGAAAAATGATACCCTCGCAGTGGGTTCAGAGATATTGAGTGTTGATCATGAGAAAACAAGTGATCTATTGCTGTCTTTTCAAAAACTACATACGGGTGATGGCTATAATAGAACATTTATCCCAAAGTATACTGGTCATGGTTTTGGAGTGCTTTATGCCAGAACACATCAGCAAAAAGATAGTGTGCTAGTGAAGTTAAAAGCGGGAGATAGTATTTATTCTCGTTATGTACATGCCGGATATAGTAAAAAGAAAAAAACCGTAAAAAAAGACACCATAACTGTACCAGTAGTAAAACAAAGCAAAGCAGATAAAAAAATAGCCAGGAAAAAGAATAAAGCGGTGCGTAAACGGCACAATAAATATGGCTTTGATACATACAAAAAAGAATATAATAGAAATTTTAAATTTATAACAACAGATAGTACTTCTGCTATCGCTTATATAAAAATAAGAAGTTTTACGAACGGAAATTATAAAGATTTTTATGAAGAAAGCTTCTCAAAAATAGATTCTGCAACTAGTAAAAACCTCATTATAGATTTAAGAGGAAATCTGGGAGGTAGATTAGCAGAAATAGAAGAGCTCTATTCTTATTTGACTGATAAAGAGTATGTGTTTATTGAAAAGGCAAAAATGACCAAACGGCTAAGTTTTTTATATCCGATTTTTCATACTAAATCCTGGATCGGAAAAACCGGAGCTATATTATTCTCCCCGGTATTAACAACATACCAGTTTTTTAAGGTTAAAAAAGAAAATGGAGATCCTTATTTTAAATTTAAATATAGTAAACTCAGAAAACCTAAATCAAATTCGTATACCGGTAAAATTTATGTATTAATAGATGGGGAAAGTTTTTCTGCAAGCAGTATTTTATCTACTCATCTAAAAGCTACCAAACGCGCTACTTTTGTGGGAGAAGAAACAGGTGGAGCATATAATGGTACAATTGCAGGGTTTTTTGCATATATAGAACTTCCTAATTCTAAAATAAATATGAGAGTAGGGTTAATGAAAATAAATGCACCTCATACAGTAGAACCTGATGGTTTTGGGATAAAACCAGATGTTTATATCGAAACAAAAAATGGGATAGATAAAAACCTTGAGTGGGTACTACAAGACGTTAATAAATAA
- a CDS encoding YqaE/Pmp3 family membrane protein has protein sequence MSIWRVILAIFFPPLSVLDKGCGSVVIVLLLTICGWVPGVIAALVILNNPK, from the coding sequence ATGAGTATCTGGAGAGTTATATTGGCTATTTTTTTTCCACCGTTATCAGTATTAGATAAAGGTTGTGGATCTGTCGTAATAGTATTGTTGTTAACTATTTGCGGTTGGGTGCCAGGAGTAATAGCGGCATTGGTTATACTTAATAATCCAAAATGA
- a CDS encoding response regulator transcription factor, translating into MKLPFLILYFIVLISPKILLAQYEFSGYVDKKNWSGDIYLSLIEDYRKLSGVYPEQIIQKTVSDSMGYFSFSGDNLPLQNHMYRIHIEGCSEDEKKPIHFNGFCPYSKEVLFIANNTDALTLPFSFDNEMFCKIVSNNEKSNAFIKVDSIIGEMRFAFASYRSEANRKINEKKWFATLQRFVKDQNEPLTELYVYAFLSDKANNLYAHYLEDLKQNVYYDNLLERLQKKYPSSTYTKRYEAELASDKFMISPREVSYKNLWLWIVLACAIVLNIFQFLNYRKKVKTSHNSEKNLTQQEQKVLDLILDDKTNKEIASTMFVSISTIKTHINNLYKKLDVSSRDEVKSLNMKK; encoded by the coding sequence ATGAAATTACCATTTCTAATACTATACTTTATTGTATTGATCAGTCCCAAAATACTTTTGGCGCAATATGAATTTTCTGGCTATGTCGATAAAAAAAACTGGTCGGGAGATATTTATCTATCATTGATAGAGGACTACAGGAAGTTATCAGGGGTTTATCCCGAACAGATTATTCAGAAAACGGTAAGTGACTCCATGGGATATTTTAGCTTTTCGGGAGATAATCTTCCTTTGCAAAACCATATGTACAGGATTCATATAGAAGGATGTTCTGAAGATGAAAAAAAGCCAATTCATTTTAATGGGTTTTGTCCTTATAGTAAAGAAGTTCTATTTATTGCAAATAACACAGATGCTCTTACCTTACCTTTTTCTTTTGATAATGAAATGTTTTGTAAAATTGTTTCGAATAACGAAAAAAGTAATGCTTTTATCAAGGTCGACTCTATCATAGGTGAAATGCGTTTTGCCTTTGCTTCATATAGAAGTGAAGCCAATCGTAAGATCAATGAAAAAAAGTGGTTTGCTACACTACAACGTTTTGTAAAAGATCAAAATGAACCACTCACAGAGCTTTATGTTTATGCTTTTTTATCAGATAAAGCCAATAATTTATATGCTCATTATCTTGAAGATCTAAAGCAAAATGTATACTATGATAACCTATTAGAACGATTACAAAAAAAATACCCCAGTAGTACATATACCAAACGATATGAAGCAGAATTAGCTTCAGATAAATTTATGATTAGCCCCAGGGAAGTTTCATATAAAAACTTGTGGCTATGGATAGTGTTGGCATGTGCTATAGTACTTAATATTTTTCAATTTCTGAACTACCGAAAAAAGGTAAAAACGTCTCATAATTCTGAAAAAAATCTTACACAGCAAGAACAAAAAGTATTAGACCTTATCCTTGATGATAAGACTAATAAAGAGATTGCTTCTACCATGTTTGTGAGTATAAGCACTATAAAAACTCACATCAACAATCTGTATAAAAAACTTGACGTGAGCTCAAGAGATGAAGTTAAATCATTGAATATGAAGAAGTAA
- a CDS encoding DUF1573 domain-containing protein, producing the protein MKKEFLILASLLVMAVVSCKDDATKKINVENVTVSENRDTKISDFPVMAFTETNHNFGAINEGDIVEHKFTFTNTGKAPLVIISAKGSCGCTVSKWPKEPIAPGATGDMMVTFNSNGKPNLQNKQVTITANTEKGKEILKIKAMVTPRIKAVSGAPISK; encoded by the coding sequence ATGAAAAAAGAATTCCTAATCTTAGCTAGCCTACTTGTAATGGCTGTAGTATCTTGTAAGGATGATGCTACCAAAAAGATAAACGTAGAAAACGTTACCGTTTCTGAAAATCGAGATACAAAAATCTCAGATTTTCCGGTAATGGCTTTTACAGAAACCAATCACAATTTCGGAGCTATTAATGAAGGTGATATTGTAGAACATAAATTTACCTTTACTAATACCGGTAAAGCTCCATTGGTTATTATAAGTGCCAAAGGTAGTTGTGGTTGTACTGTTTCTAAGTGGCCAAAGGAACCCATTGCTCCGGGAGCAACAGGAGATATGATGGTTACTTTTAACTCTAATGGTAAACCCAATCTACAAAACAAACAAGTAACAATTACCGCAAATACCGAAAAAGGCAAAGAGATACTTAAAATCAAAGCCATGGTTACTCCTAGAATCAAGGCTGTAAGCGGAGCTCCTATAAGCAAATAG